In Halococcus saccharolyticus DSM 5350, the following are encoded in one genomic region:
- a CDS encoding phosphatase PAP2 family protein has protein sequence MAQPGRGLGVPDALDGVFGEVGVVVLAALTQLGDVWFMSVLAGSIYLASTRPGNPLARRRGAFVLALPIVYVVTVGALKGVFTLPRPPGAGVAVTIPWLPPLLVPVFENAATADGYGFPSGHALGTTLVWGGAALATDYRTRRVRLAVAGTAIVLMSFSRLALGVHYLIDVVAGVAIGAVLLYVVYRLADRGTDPGRALLVAVAIGLVGVLNQLSFDSVAAFGVAVGAWFAWYALVDREPATPRTTGMAVVSVATLVLAGVLFLALYLSVPPTPVTAIGSAVAAAAIVAAPDLGERVVSAVGAERGRTRPG, from the coding sequence GTGGCGCAGCCTGGTCGCGGACTCGGAGTTCCCGACGCGCTCGACGGGGTGTTCGGCGAGGTCGGCGTCGTCGTGCTCGCGGCGCTGACCCAGCTCGGTGACGTCTGGTTCATGTCCGTTCTCGCCGGCAGCATCTATCTCGCGTCGACGCGGCCCGGCAATCCGCTCGCCCGGCGGCGCGGGGCGTTCGTCCTCGCGCTGCCGATCGTGTACGTCGTGACAGTCGGGGCGCTCAAGGGCGTCTTCACGCTTCCACGACCGCCGGGTGCCGGCGTCGCGGTCACGATCCCGTGGCTCCCACCGCTGCTCGTTCCCGTCTTCGAGAACGCCGCCACCGCCGATGGGTACGGGTTCCCGAGCGGCCACGCGCTCGGGACGACGCTGGTCTGGGGCGGCGCGGCGCTCGCCACGGACTATCGAACCCGACGTGTTCGCCTGGCCGTCGCGGGTACAGCCATCGTGCTGATGTCGTTTTCTCGACTCGCACTCGGAGTCCACTATCTGATCGACGTGGTTGCAGGGGTGGCGATCGGTGCGGTGCTCCTCTACGTGGTGTACCGGCTCGCCGACCGCGGCACCGATCCCGGTCGGGCGCTCCTCGTCGCAGTCGCGATCGGCCTCGTCGGCGTGCTCAACCAGCTCAGCTTCGACAGCGTCGCGGCGTTCGGCGTCGCGGTTGGGGCGTGGTTCGCGTGGTATGCGCTGGTCGACCGCGAGCCGGCGACACCCCGAACCACGGGGATGGCCGTTGTCAGCGTGGCGACGCTAGTGCTCGCCGGTGTACTCTTTCTCGCGCTATATCTTTCGGTGCCGCCGACACCGGTGACGGCGATCGGCAGTGCGGTCGCC